One region of Carassius carassius chromosome 41, fCarCar2.1, whole genome shotgun sequence genomic DNA includes:
- the LOC132123453 gene encoding galactose-3-O-sulfotransferase 2-like → MKKPPPSDDKADKHAVKSLVDDTVMCQPKNHIVFLKTHKTASSTILNILYRYGESHNLTFALPAKMQSQLFYPTFFAAHFVEGVRSRSVKEFHILCNHMRFRSQEVRKVMPKDTFYFSILRNPVAMMESLFVYYKAIPAFRAVKSLEEFLIQGGRSYNASVPYNHYARNILTFDFGLDNTAPKKNIELDKRSAEVIAAVERDFPLILISEYFDESLVLLKHALCWSLDDVLSFRLNSRSERSRRPLRTETAERLKEWSSLDWRLYQHFNATFWKRIESTLGRAKLQQEVMLLRAKRRTLEKMCLQEGGAVDPVHVQDSSLKPFQYGVAVIQGYNLRLGLNNDTRQLCQRLITPELQYTSALYTKQFPQLSAAAAAKKIAVSRSTAVHRAVERNVEANVHTAMMNNTSHNHTNKVIVDEQLKQLS, encoded by the exons atgaaaaaacctCCACCCTCTGATGACAAAGCTGATAAACATGCAGTAAAATCACTAGTTGACGACACTGTCATGTGTCAGCCCAAAAACCATATCGTCTTCCTCAAGACACACAAGACTGCCAGCAGCACCATACTGAACATTCTCTATCGTTATGGGGAAAGCCATAATCTGACCTTTGCCTTGCCAGCGAAAATGCAGAGCCAGTTATTTTACCCAACATTCTTTGCAGCACACTTTGTGGAGGGTGTCCGGTCTCGCAGTGTGAAGGAGTTCCACATCCTGTGCAATCACATGAGATTCAGATCACAGGAG GTGAGGAAAGTGATGCCTAAAGATACATTCTACTTTTCCATTCTTCGGAATCCAGTGGCGATGATGGAATCCCTGTTTGTTTACTACAAAGCAATCCCAGCTTTCCGTGCTGTCAAAAGCCTTGAGGAGTTCCTGATCCAGGGTGGGCGGAGCTACAACGCCTCTGTGCCTTATAACCACTATGCACGTAACATTTTGACCTTTGACTTCGGTCTGGATAATACAGCACCTAAGAAAAACATAGAGCTGGACAAACGAAGTGCCGAGGTCATCGCCGCTGTGGAACGTGACTTTCCGCTGATCCTCATCTCGGAGTATTTTGATGAATCGCTAGTGCTTCTAAAACATGCCCTCTGCTGGTCACTGGATGACGTTTTATCTTTCCGCCTCAACAGTCGCAGTGAACGCTCGCGCAGGCCCTTGAGGACAGAGACTGCAGAGCGGTTAAAAGAGTGGAGTTCACTTGACTGGCGATTGTATCAGCACTTTAATGCCACTTTCTGGAAACGCATAGAATCCACACTCGGGCGGGCGAAGCTCCAACAGGAAGTTATGCTTCTGAGGGCAAAGAGGAGAACGCTTGAGAAAATGTGTCTTCAGGAAGGAGGGGCGGTAGATCCTGTGCATGTCCAGGATTCATCCCTGAAGCCCTTTCAGTATGGTGTAGCAGTTATTCAAGGTTATAACCTCCGACTGGGGTTAAACAATGACACTCGTCAGCTTTGTCAGAGGTTGATTACACCTGAGCTGCAGTACACCTCAGCTTTGTACACTAAACAGTTCCCTCAGCtgagtgctgctgctgctgcaaaaaaGATTGCGGTTTCCAGAAGCACTGCAGTGCACAGAGCTGTTGAGCGCAATGTTGAGGCAAATGTTCACACAGCAATGATGAACAATACCTCACATAACCATACTAATAAAGTCATCGTGGATGAACAGCTTAAACAGTT